Proteins encoded within one genomic window of Companilactobacillus zhachilii:
- a CDS encoding Gfo/Idh/MocA family protein has product MKLAIIGSGMIVHDFLTITKDLKNTELTAIIGTKRSLDTLQELKAQYQIGAVYTDFETALLDSDFDTVYVAVPNFLHYGFAKKALENGKNVISEKPFTVKYSEFLDLKRIALEKRLILLEAITNQYLQNYLDLKKKLPELGDLKLIESNYSQYSSRYDAFEAGKVLPAFDPKKGGGALMDINIYNVHFIVGLLGRPQSVQYLPNIEREIDTSGILMLDYGNTKAVAIGAKDSASPIGKTVLQGNKGTIVVNGPTNVMSSFDVYDKDKKLLEKVDHNIYPHRMYQEFVEFEQIIQKNDLVGVAQRLQHSEDVMWVVDQALKSADLQLG; this is encoded by the coding sequence ATGAAATTAGCAATTATTGGTTCAGGGATGATCGTCCATGATTTTCTAACAATCACTAAAGATTTGAAAAATACCGAACTGACAGCAATTATCGGGACAAAGAGAAGTTTAGATACTTTACAAGAATTGAAAGCCCAATATCAAATCGGAGCAGTTTATACTGATTTTGAGACAGCTTTGTTAGACAGTGATTTCGATACCGTCTACGTGGCAGTGCCTAATTTCTTACATTACGGTTTTGCTAAAAAAGCCTTGGAAAACGGCAAGAACGTGATTTCGGAGAAACCATTTACAGTTAAATATTCGGAATTTTTAGATTTAAAACGCATAGCTTTAGAAAAAAGATTAATTTTGTTAGAAGCAATTACCAATCAGTACTTACAAAACTACTTAGATTTGAAGAAAAAGTTACCTGAATTGGGTGATTTGAAATTGATTGAAAGTAATTATTCACAATATTCATCACGTTATGATGCGTTCGAAGCCGGCAAAGTGTTACCAGCTTTTGATCCAAAAAAAGGTGGCGGAGCATTGATGGATATAAATATTTATAATGTTCACTTTATCGTAGGTTTACTAGGTCGACCACAGTCGGTACAATATTTGCCAAATATTGAACGAGAAATAGATACGTCAGGTATTTTAATGCTCGATTATGGAAACACTAAAGCAGTAGCCATCGGAGCCAAAGATTCAGCTTCACCAATTGGTAAAACGGTTTTACAGGGAAATAAAGGCACAATTGTAGTTAATGGACCCACTAACGTGATGAGTTCATTTGATGTTTATGATAAAGATAAAAAATTATTAGAAAAAGTTGACCATAATATTTATCCACATCGAATGTATCAAGAATTTGTCGAATTTGAACAAATTATTCAGAAGAATGACTTAGTAGGGGTAGCTCAAAGATTACAACATAGTGAGGATGTAATGTGGGTCGTTGATCAAGCACTGAAATCCGCTGATTTACAATTGGGATAA
- a CDS encoding DMT family transporter translates to MRQARANRNLLLVAFMWGTSYTFIKMAIAANMPPSVINTLRGLISAILVYIFFRKVINTMTWQEFKIGAVCAIFNFVVVQLQSTGLKYTTPSNSSFITSIYVILLPFIAWLFFKRVPPLKIYLSIIFCLLGMIFLTGIITTGFEFHMGDFLTLLNAIFYAFQMTYYGYATKNARPQIIAFQLGFVQAICGTLYALTIDYGKLPQINWSVAIGPVIYLGVIATFAAQVIQVTSQKYTDTVTAGLVLMTESLFASLVSVLFHVEPLTQHLIIGGSLIILATLIAQFDLRGVISRYVVKQNGIKKY, encoded by the coding sequence ATGAGGCAAGCAAGAGCTAACCGCAATCTATTATTAGTTGCCTTTATGTGGGGAACCAGTTATACATTTATTAAAATGGCAATTGCCGCAAACATGCCGCCATCAGTTATTAATACTCTGCGAGGTTTGATTTCAGCCATTTTGGTTTATATCTTTTTTCGGAAGGTTATTAATACGATGACATGGCAAGAATTTAAAATAGGTGCTGTCTGTGCCATTTTTAATTTCGTGGTCGTACAATTACAGTCGACCGGTTTAAAATATACGACACCGAGCAACAGCTCCTTTATAACGTCGATTTATGTGATATTGTTGCCGTTTATTGCATGGCTGTTTTTCAAACGTGTGCCACCATTAAAAATATACTTGTCTATTATCTTTTGCCTATTAGGAATGATATTTTTGACAGGTATTATTACGACTGGCTTTGAATTTCATATGGGTGATTTCCTGACGTTGCTTAATGCCATTTTCTATGCTTTTCAAATGACTTATTATGGGTATGCGACTAAAAATGCTCGGCCACAAATTATCGCTTTTCAACTTGGATTTGTCCAAGCAATTTGTGGAACTTTATATGCGTTGACCATTGATTATGGAAAACTACCACAGATCAATTGGTCAGTAGCGATTGGGCCAGTGATTTATCTAGGAGTGATTGCTACTTTTGCAGCGCAAGTTATTCAAGTGACGAGTCAAAAGTATACTGATACGGTTACCGCGGGACTGGTTTTGATGACAGAATCATTATTTGCTAGTTTGGTATCAGTTTTGTTCCATGTCGAACCTTTGACACAACATTTGATTATTGGAGGGAGCTTGATTATTTTAGCAACCTTGATTGCTCAATTTGATTTGCGTGGTGTTATTAGTCGTTATGTTGTTAAGCAAAATGGCATCAAGAAATACTGA
- a CDS encoding GAF domain-containing protein, translated as MTELSLLNKQLDALLFEEANMVANLANASALINDMYEDLNWAGFYLYNEKTDELDLGPFQGKVACMHIKNGNGVVGTAFKDQQIHRVANVHEFPGHIACDSASNSEIVVPITKDGQKLGVLDIDSPSLNRFTAENEAELGQFVEVLLKHIG; from the coding sequence ATGACTGAACTATCACTATTAAATAAACAATTGGATGCACTACTTTTTGAGGAAGCTAACATGGTTGCCAACTTGGCTAATGCTAGTGCCTTGATCAATGACATGTACGAAGATTTAAATTGGGCAGGTTTTTATTTATACAATGAGAAAACAGATGAGTTAGATTTGGGACCATTTCAAGGAAAGGTAGCCTGTATGCACATTAAGAATGGTAACGGAGTGGTCGGAACAGCTTTTAAAGATCAACAAATTCATCGTGTAGCCAATGTTCATGAATTCCCCGGTCACATTGCTTGTGACAGTGCCAGTAATTCTGAAATTGTGGTACCAATTACCAAAGATGGTCAAAAATTAGGCGTTTTGGATATTGATTCACCATCTTTGAATCGATTTACTGCTGAAAATGAAGCAGAATTGGGCCAATTTGTGGAAGTTTTACTCAAACATATTGGCTAA
- a CDS encoding histidine phosphatase family protein has translation MTEFYFIRHGQTAANVMKMKQGTINTEMTYLNDNGKKQAQHLADKFDISFADKIISSPLERTKQTANILNAKADLPIFYDKRLLEISYGEWDGHKNAELRKLHPDAYNNYLNDVLPIYVKYAPHGETFEDVINRVHDFVTETMQKYPDDKIICITHGFTVKALALDVLKPQDPMTLPEPRNTSVTKVVALPNTQEFYLEYYNQIFN, from the coding sequence ATGACAGAATTTTACTTTATCCGTCACGGACAGACTGCTGCCAACGTGATGAAAATGAAACAAGGTACAATCAATACCGAAATGACTTATTTGAATGACAACGGTAAAAAACAAGCGCAACACTTGGCCGATAAATTTGATATTAGCTTTGCTGATAAAATTATTAGCAGTCCTTTGGAACGGACTAAACAAACTGCAAATATTTTAAACGCTAAAGCAGACTTACCTATTTTTTACGACAAACGTTTGTTAGAAATTTCTTATGGCGAATGGGACGGCCACAAAAACGCTGAGTTAAGGAAACTCCATCCTGATGCTTACAATAATTATTTGAATGACGTCCTACCGATTTATGTTAAATACGCCCCACATGGCGAAACTTTTGAAGATGTCATTAATCGCGTCCACGATTTTGTTACAGAGACGATGCAAAAATATCCTGACGATAAAATCATTTGCATCACCCACGGTTTCACTGTTAAAGCATTGGCCTTGGACGTTTTAAAACCACAGGACCCAATGACCTTACCTGAACCTCGCAATACTAGTGTAACTAAAGTCGTCGCCTTGCCAAACACCCAAGAATTTTACTTAGAGTACTACAATCAAATTTTCAACTAA
- the serC gene encoding 3-phosphoserine/phosphohydroxythreonine transaminase, with product MTIYNFSAGPATMPAEVIQEIKNDLPSYKNSGMSVMEISHRSALFEEIFQKAQQDMRDLLKIPDNYQVLFFQGGCTLQFTAAPLNLANKYHRIALLDSGHWAERAGAEAKRVGVKVDVLDSSEKDHYTKLPSLEKLQKDTYDYLHITTNNTIEGTAYTQLPNTDTTELVGDMSSNFMGQRYDVKQFGAIMAGAQKNLGIAGLTIVIVRDDLIGKVPNLPSMLDYQLFAKKESMFNTPPVFAIYAAGLVLQWLKNQGGIDEMEHRNRQKSGLLYDFLDNSKLFEAPVIKKDRSLTNVVFVTGNPEIDQQVVSQAAESGLVNIKGHRLVGGMRASLYNAMPYEGVEHLVDFLKNFEKNYRGKH from the coding sequence ATGACAATTTATAACTTTTCAGCTGGACCTGCAACGATGCCTGCTGAAGTGATTCAAGAAATTAAAAATGATTTACCTTCATACAAAAATTCAGGCATGAGTGTTATGGAAATCTCTCATCGATCCGCTCTGTTTGAAGAGATTTTCCAAAAGGCACAACAAGATATGCGTGACTTATTAAAGATACCTGATAATTATCAAGTGCTCTTTTTCCAAGGTGGTTGTACATTGCAATTCACTGCGGCTCCACTAAATTTGGCAAATAAATATCATCGGATTGCTTTGCTAGATAGTGGTCATTGGGCAGAACGTGCTGGAGCAGAAGCCAAACGAGTTGGTGTAAAAGTTGATGTCTTGGATTCTTCTGAAAAGGATCATTATACTAAATTGCCAAGTTTGGAAAAGCTTCAAAAAGATACGTATGATTACCTGCATATCACAACTAATAATACCATTGAAGGTACGGCCTATACACAGTTGCCCAATACCGATACGACTGAATTAGTGGGTGATATGTCATCCAATTTTATGGGTCAACGTTATGATGTGAAACAATTTGGAGCAATTATGGCCGGAGCACAGAAGAATTTGGGTATTGCCGGATTGACTATTGTAATCGTTCGCGATGATTTGATTGGAAAAGTACCTAATTTACCAAGTATGCTTGATTATCAGTTGTTTGCAAAAAAGGAATCAATGTTTAATACACCACCAGTTTTCGCAATTTATGCAGCAGGATTAGTTCTTCAATGGTTAAAAAATCAAGGTGGAATTGATGAAATGGAACATCGTAACCGTCAAAAATCAGGTTTACTATATGATTTCTTAGATAATTCAAAATTGTTTGAAGCACCAGTTATTAAAAAAGACCGTTCGTTAACAAATGTTGTCTTTGTGACTGGTAATCCCGAAATTGATCAACAAGTGGTTAGTCAGGCGGCCGAAAGCGGACTAGTTAATATTAAAGGCCACCGTTTGGTTGGTGGTATGAGAGCTAGTTTGTACAATGCAATGCCCTATGAAGGGGTTGAACACTTGGTTGATTTTTTGAAAAATTTTGAAAAAAATTATAGGGGGAAACACTAA